CGCCGTCGTCGGATCGAGTGAATCGGGAGGGACTACAGGGTCCAAGGGACGATAATTCCTCTTGGCCAGTGGGTACCGAAGGTAGCTGCTGACGCTTATGTGGCGCCTAAATTTGTCTTGGCCGTCAAGTAACCGTCAACGATGGAGCCTCGGTATGGGACGGCTGCGTCCTAGGGGGCGATCTCAACAAGAACACCGTTGGATTCTGCTCTATTTTGCAGGAACGCTGTGTTATTCACGCCGCTTGGTTCTCAACTGCTGGTAAATCTTTCGGTGCTTTGTAATCtttaaacaaaaaaagaaaagaaaattaatctTTAGGAGTTTTTTTGTGGGGACTTGTTTGTAATCAAAATTTAGCTGAGACCATCCAGTTTAAGCTTCAACTGATTTAAGACTTGTACATTATGTTTTAGTTTTTTTCAATGCAGCTGAAAAATAAGcaaggaaaaaaaattttgtagatCGTTAAATTCTGGTTCATAGGAGCTCTTGGTGTCTGTATAATATGGACTGAGCTAATTTACTCAATGAATTCAGATGCAGAACAATGTGTATTAAGCTTTTATTTTGAGATTTACAGCCATCATTTGCTTCATTTTTCTGGTGAAATTTGTCATATGAGGTCGACACATGTTGATCCATTAGTTGATGGCTTGAAGGATAGTCTATTACCTGGGCATTCAATGCTTTGCATTATGAAAATATACCCATACCTCGAAGAATATCTTGGTTTTTACTGCAGCTTGATATTTGTTAATACTGTAAATTTTGGTGCCAAGAAAAGTGTATTTATTCTAGATAAACGAGGCAAGTGAGCAATAATCACTTTAGTATGTGATGCCTTACACAAGACGTTTTTTGAACCTTTCCATTGCTAGTGAACTGAATTTCATTTTGGAATCCCTGCCTTGAACAGCAGAAATGCAGAGGTCTAATGGCTTTGAATAGAAGTAAGGAAACTGATAACATTTAGAGGGATATCATTAGTGCTTTTCGCTTTATTTCATCAATGTTTTTGATTTTCTGCCTGATTTGCTTAGATATATTAGTTGATGGTAGGCACGAGTAAAAACAAGTAAATGTACGTTAAGAACTGGTTCATTCTTGAATCTTGTTTTGCTTCTCTTTTTCTACCATTGTTTTCTAGTTTTGCTCTTGGAACCTGCAATCCATGCTTGATTGCTTGCAAGTCAACCCTTATTTGTTTAGGTATAACTTTATTTTATCCATGCCTCGTCACTCGGGGTCATCTGTACCTCTTTGGCATCATCATGTGAACACTGTTTTTGAATCTGGACTgtgttttatttaaaatgtttttatttctttctaTATAACAGGGTTTCTGGCAGAGACATCAATTGGCGCATACTTGTTCTATTCTTATGGAAGGTTCCCTGGTAGAGACACACCCTATCCTTGAAGCCGGTTGTGTAGTTCCTCCAGGTCAGAGAATCCCAAGTGGTGAGCTTGGAGCAGGAAACCTAGCTTGGTACACGAAGAAACATTAGAAATCTGTAAACTTACGGTGGCAATAAGCAATCTTAGCACAGATCGTTTGATGATGTAGTTGTGAAGTCCATTGAAATGAGAGATAGTTTGCAACTGAAAGATTTTGTTGgttaatttctttaaataaaCCCAAAACCGAAAGTCTGTTTGAAGAAAATTTGTGTGATTCGATCTAATCAAAAACCAAATGCAGGAACATCCATGATTGAAACTCAAATGCTGATAGACCATCAaacctaaattaatataaattctgAACAATCTAAATCCAAACATGATTCTCTCCACTACTAAAATGATTGCATGTATCATTCCAACTAAATGTCTATTATTGGGACCCAAAGTTTAATCAAAGTAATACTCGCATCTACTTTTAAGAGTAACATTCAATAGATTAACATCTCCAAATTAAAACACACCTGAAAAAAACCCCGAAACTCGTGAGTTTAAATTCGAATGTACCAATATTATAGCTTTGGCAATTTATTGTTACGGCGACTTTCAAATTTCCTACTGCCAATGATAGCCAAGATTTTCAGGGGGTTCACTTGCAGATGATCCACCAGAACCCATGTGAAACATTCCTGAGCCATGGACCGTAGTCTCCCTGCCATTAGCAACGACCGAACCCATAGGCTCTATAATGTGGTCTTGTAGGCTCGGACCCAAGGATTGCACCAAGGGGAATGACTGAGGCTGCACCATGTTACTCAACCCAATCCCAGATGTATGCGACAGTGGAGATGACAGAAGAGAGAGAGCACAATCCGAATCCCGAACTTGAGTTGTTAGCCTGTCACATAACATGCTCTGGCAGCCCCCATTGCCTTCCGAGAAAGGTGCAACACGCCCGAGGACTGGCTGGCAAATGGAAGCTTTCGCAGGTGTTTGATTCTTGCCTTGCAAGAATGAGCATTGCTGCTTACCTTCTCTGTAGTTGCTTGAAGAGGATCCTAGAAGAAGGTTTTGTTTCGCAGGTGGTTGCTTCAGGTTGAGATACCGAGATTCGGGCCAAATAGTTTTCACCACACTGGTGGATGGATATACTTGCAAACTAGAGAATGGCAACATTTGGGAACCTGAAATGTTGCATTT
This is a stretch of genomic DNA from Gossypium arboreum isolate Shixiya-1 chromosome 11, ASM2569848v2, whole genome shotgun sequence. It encodes these proteins:
- the LOC108477384 gene encoding squamosa promoter-binding-like protein 13A encodes the protein MDWNLKATSWDFTEFVEETVSNADTDIINGNESNSYKLVNSIGDFRVDLKLGQVGNSGELPSNKWKEPRVLKMESSSSSSKKARPTNIGTHPVVCLVDECNTDLSNCRDYHRRHKVCELHSKTAEVMINGLKQRFCQQCSRFHSLEEFDNGKRSCRARLDRHNRRRRKPQPDPLSHSRSYFSNYQGSQMLPFSSLQVYPSTSVVKTIWPESRYLNLKQPPAKQNLLLGSSSSNYREGKQQCSFLQGKNQTPAKASICQPVLGRVAPFSEGNGGCQSMLCDRLTTQVRDSDCALSLLSSPLSHTSGIGLSNMVQPQSFPLVQSLGPSLQDHIIEPMGSVVANGRETTVHGSGMFHMGSGGSSASEPPENLGYHWQ